A stretch of Candidatus Methylomirabilota bacterium DNA encodes these proteins:
- a CDS encoding transketolase C-terminal domain-containing protein, producing MTELEVLERIQRRVLWLSTWMVHHANALRPNADGVKVGGHQASSASAVSLLTALYFKALGPGDLVAVKAHAAPALYAAQYLRGRLDAAALRELRSFGGLQAYPSRRKNPDLVELTTGSMGLGAVQATFAALTTRYLLDHGAPGAAERVIVMVGDAELDEGNVWEALAEEVVGRLPNVVWLVDVNRQSLDRIAPDVRRRQLPALFAGLGWRVIELRWGRRLHALFARRGGPRLQERLESMPYAEYQSLLRLGPAAVRKALVTTESLLAELTDDELAGLIQDVGGHDIAAILDALAEAAREPQRPTVILAHTIKGWGLPLAGDPLNHTALLTGAQIEELRAAMGLNAGDEWSGFAEGSPEAEWIRRLPPLFAPPAPRAPAVPVPRALEESYAGDLSTQEAFGRVLGALSRLPVADAVVTVSADVAVTTHLAGWINRRGVYFPQDKPNYFGELPLAVPWRESPRGQHIELGIAEHNLFLLLGALGLAHELQGTTLLPIGTLYDPFLARGLDALYHALYAGARFVVVATPSGVSLAAEGGAHQSVITPGIGVALPDLAYYEPAFAREVEWILLTALADVAARRGDSLYLRLSTRPLDQTLAPAPSDSYRDAVLAGGYRLVDARAEPGWDPESNAVHLFATGVMVADAVAASRRLRQSGILASVFVVTSPDRLYRGLRQSRPHLEQLVSAEEEGVPVVSVLDGHSHALAFLGSALGVPQLALGVDHFGQSGSRAALYQHYGIDAEAIARAARTLLGET from the coding sequence ATGACGGAACTAGAGGTTTTGGAGCGTATCCAGCGCCGCGTCCTGTGGCTGAGCACCTGGATGGTGCATCATGCCAACGCGCTCCGGCCGAACGCCGACGGCGTCAAGGTCGGTGGCCATCAGGCCTCGTCGGCCTCGGCCGTCTCACTGCTCACCGCGCTCTACTTCAAGGCGCTCGGCCCCGGCGATCTCGTGGCCGTCAAGGCGCACGCGGCGCCGGCGCTCTACGCGGCGCAGTATCTCCGCGGGCGTCTGGACGCCGCCGCCCTGCGCGAGCTGCGCAGCTTCGGTGGTCTGCAGGCCTATCCCAGCCGACGCAAGAACCCGGACCTCGTCGAGCTCACGACCGGATCGATGGGGCTCGGCGCGGTGCAGGCCACGTTCGCCGCGCTGACCACGCGCTACCTGCTCGATCACGGCGCGCCCGGCGCGGCCGAACGCGTCATCGTCATGGTCGGCGACGCCGAGCTGGACGAGGGCAACGTGTGGGAGGCGCTGGCCGAGGAGGTGGTCGGACGCCTCCCCAACGTGGTGTGGCTCGTCGACGTCAACCGCCAGAGCCTCGATCGGATCGCGCCCGACGTCCGGCGGCGCCAGCTCCCCGCGCTGTTCGCCGGCCTCGGATGGCGGGTGATCGAGCTCCGCTGGGGCCGGCGTCTGCACGCGCTGTTCGCGCGTCGCGGTGGACCCAGGCTGCAGGAGCGGCTGGAGAGCATGCCCTATGCGGAGTATCAGAGCCTGCTCCGGCTGGGACCGGCGGCGGTCCGCAAGGCGCTGGTGACCACGGAGTCGCTTCTCGCCGAGCTCACCGACGACGAGCTGGCCGGGCTCATCCAGGACGTCGGCGGACACGACATCGCGGCGATCCTCGATGCGCTGGCCGAGGCGGCTCGGGAGCCGCAGCGCCCCACCGTCATCCTCGCCCACACGATCAAGGGCTGGGGACTGCCCCTGGCCGGCGACCCGCTCAACCACACCGCGCTGCTCACCGGCGCCCAGATCGAGGAGCTGCGCGCGGCGATGGGCCTGAACGCCGGCGACGAATGGTCGGGGTTCGCCGAGGGCAGCCCGGAAGCGGAGTGGATTCGTCGACTGCCACCGCTGTTCGCGCCGCCTGCACCGCGGGCGCCGGCGGTGCCGGTGCCGCGCGCTCTGGAGGAGTCGTATGCCGGCGACCTCTCGACCCAGGAGGCTTTCGGGAGGGTGCTGGGGGCGTTGAGTCGGCTGCCGGTGGCCGACGCCGTGGTCACGGTGTCGGCCGACGTCGCGGTCACCACGCATCTGGCCGGCTGGATCAATCGACGGGGCGTCTATTTCCCGCAGGACAAGCCCAACTACTTCGGCGAGCTTCCGCTGGCGGTGCCGTGGCGGGAGTCCCCCCGGGGGCAGCACATCGAGCTCGGCATCGCCGAGCACAACCTCTTTCTCCTGCTCGGCGCGCTGGGGCTGGCCCATGAGCTCCAGGGCACGACGCTCCTGCCCATCGGCACGCTCTACGATCCGTTCCTGGCCCGCGGGCTCGACGCGCTGTACCACGCTCTCTATGCGGGCGCCCGGTTCGTCGTCGTGGCGACACCCTCGGGGGTGAGCCTGGCCGCCGAGGGCGGCGCTCACCAGTCGGTGATCACCCCGGGCATCGGCGTTGCGCTGCCCGACCTGGCGTATTACGAGCCCGCATTCGCGCGGGAGGTCGAATGGATCCTGCTGACGGCGCTGGCCGACGTGGCCGCGCGTCGCGGCGACAGCCTCTACTTGCGGTTGTCGACCCGCCCGCTCGACCAGACCCTGGCGCCAGCCCCGTCGGACTCCTACCGCGACGCCGTGCTGGCGGGCGGCTACCGCCTGGTGGACGCCCGCGCCGAGCCGGGCTGGGACCCTGAGAGCAACGCCGTGCACCTCTTCGCCACCGGCGTGATGGTGGCCGACGCCGTGGCCGCCAGCCGGCGGCTCCGGCAGTCGGGGATCCTGGCCAGCGTCTTCGTGGTGACGAGCCCGGACCGTCTCTACCGGGGCTTGCGGCAATCGCGTCCGCATCTGGAGCAACTGGTCAGCGCCGAGGAGGAAGGCGTGCCCGTGGTCTCCGTGCTGGACGGCCACTCGCACGCGCTGGCCTTCCTGGGCTCGGCGCTCGGCGTCCCCCAACTCGCGCTGGGCGTGGACCACTTCGGCCAGTCGGGGAGCCGGGCGGCGCTCTATCAGCACTACGGCATCGATGCCGAGGCTATCGCGCGCGCGGCCCGCACGCTCCTGGGCGAGACCTGA
- a CDS encoding trypsin-like peptidase domain-containing protein: MQRIRGSSLRTPLVTLLAATLIAGCAGSLGADSASPAPVAPELARFNDLLAGLADRLKPALVHVRVRRDGPKEERDLDEPRRSQGSGFIVEPDGVIVTNAHVVDGVTSAQVRLYDGRRFPAKVIGRDNRVDLAVLRIEGVGDLPTLSFGNSNRLRVGEFVLALGHPFGLEHSVSFGIVSRKGSPLTVAAPGFDFIQTDAAINPGNSGGPLINMAGEVVGVNSMAARNGSIGFAIPANLVQMLLPQLVAKGRIEWGWLGVAITAVEEDDLDRLKLREARGVLIRSVMPGEPADRGGVRANDVILALDGTVLDGPRDLQRLVASAPVGKKIRVTVWRDGRKADVEVTVGRYRDLDEREEASDSEPPRN; the protein is encoded by the coding sequence ATGCAACGCATACGAGGCTCGTCGCTACGCACGCCGCTCGTCACGCTGCTCGCTGCCACGCTCATCGCCGGTTGCGCGGGCTCGCTCGGCGCCGACAGCGCCTCGCCGGCCCCGGTCGCGCCGGAGCTCGCGCGTTTCAACGACCTGCTGGCCGGGCTGGCTGATCGCTTGAAGCCGGCGCTCGTGCACGTGCGCGTCCGGCGCGACGGCCCGAAGGAGGAGCGCGATCTCGACGAGCCGCGGCGCAGCCAGGGCTCCGGCTTCATCGTCGAGCCGGACGGCGTGATCGTCACCAATGCCCACGTGGTCGACGGCGTGACGTCGGCCCAGGTGCGGCTCTACGACGGCCGGCGCTTCCCGGCGAAGGTGATCGGGCGTGACAACCGGGTCGATCTCGCCGTGCTCCGCATCGAGGGCGTGGGAGATCTGCCCACGCTGAGCTTCGGCAACTCGAACCGGCTGCGGGTCGGCGAGTTCGTGCTGGCGCTGGGCCATCCCTTCGGTCTCGAGCACAGCGTGTCCTTCGGCATCGTCAGCCGCAAGGGCTCACCCCTCACCGTGGCCGCTCCGGGCTTCGACTTCATCCAGACGGACGCCGCCATCAATCCCGGCAACTCCGGCGGCCCGCTGATCAACATGGCCGGCGAGGTCGTCGGCGTCAACAGCATGGCCGCGCGCAACGGCTCGATCGGCTTCGCCATCCCGGCCAACCTGGTGCAGATGCTGCTCCCCCAGCTCGTGGCCAAGGGCCGGATCGAGTGGGGGTGGCTGGGAGTCGCCATCACAGCGGTGGAAGAGGACGACCTGGACCGCCTCAAGCTGCGCGAGGCCCGGGGCGTGTTGATCCGCTCCGTGATGCCGGGCGAGCCGGCGGACCGCGGCGGGGTCCGGGCCAACGACGTCATCCTCGCCCTGGACGGCACCGTCCTGGACGGGCCCCGGGACCTCCAGCGCCTGGTCGCGTCGGCGCCGGTGGGCAAGAAGATCCGTGTCACGGTCTGGCGTGACGGCCGGAAGGCCGACGTGGAAGTGACGGTGGGCCGCTATCGCGACCTGGACGAGCGCGAAGAGGCCTCGGACTCGGAGCCGCCCCGCAACTAG
- a CDS encoding pyridoxamine 5'-phosphate oxidase family protein, with translation MTRSRGPALPAELLERLSQRDLRARLGRALPFVTVDAEGRPHPMLLSYLEVRAYDPGTLGLVILARSRSARNLSERQVGTLLVIEADTVSYVKTRAIDGPLPVSGGETFGLGYFLLAVEDVLEDAAAEWEGGMTITSGIQYRPVPSLDEPWARVTLAALAAPRATV, from the coding sequence ATGACGCGCAGTCGGGGTCCGGCGCTGCCCGCCGAGCTGCTCGAGCGCCTGTCCCAGCGGGACCTCCGGGCCCGGCTGGGTCGTGCGCTGCCCTTCGTCACTGTCGATGCCGAAGGCCGGCCCCACCCGATGCTGCTGTCCTACCTGGAGGTGCGCGCCTACGATCCGGGCACGCTGGGGCTGGTGATTCTGGCCAGGAGCCGTAGCGCCCGCAACCTGAGCGAGCGCCAGGTGGGCACGCTGCTGGTGATCGAGGCCGACACGGTGAGCTACGTGAAGACGCGGGCCATCGATGGCCCGCTGCCGGTGTCCGGCGGCGAGACGTTCGGGCTCGGCTACTTCCTGCTTGCGGTGGAGGACGTCCTGGAGGACGCCGCGGCCGAGTGGGAAGGCGGCATGACGATCACGAGCGGCATCCAGTACCGTCCGGTGCCCTCGCTCGACGAGCCGTGGGCGCGCGTCACGCTGGCCGCTCTGGCGGCCCCCCGCGCTACCGTCTAG
- a CDS encoding FAD-binding oxidoreductase, with product MDLGPYVVEGRSPEAAVFPGSVDEVRAVVALAATEGVPIVPWGGGTAASLGTPAARAGLVLGLARMARLLEHEPGDLTATVEAGMPVAALQTALRARGQWLSLDPPDAERATIGGVIAANASGPRRHLYGTPRDLLIGVTVVTGEGALVRGGGKVVKNVAGYDLPKLFVGSFGTLGIIVEVTVKLRPLPDAERLVAVRFDRLKDAGTAVRTVTGSDLIPSALELLDAEAGRSLGSGPGASLVVGFDGLAEQVAWQCDELRRLTAPLGGHGIAPLPDEAWSRLCTAARAAFATPAAVMKLVVLPVTVADVMEQGANAVRQRGLLSAWSAHAGVGVLTAAVFSPGGQADPAAIAAVLEDWRGMAGAGGGYAVLEWAPLTVKALVPVWDAPGAAGRIMQRIKAQLDPLAILNPGRFVAGI from the coding sequence GTGGACCTGGGGCCCTACGTCGTGGAGGGGCGTTCGCCGGAGGCGGCGGTCTTCCCGGGCTCGGTCGACGAGGTGCGAGCGGTCGTCGCCCTGGCCGCGACGGAGGGCGTGCCGATCGTCCCCTGGGGCGGCGGCACGGCCGCCAGCCTGGGGACCCCCGCCGCCCGCGCCGGGCTGGTCCTGGGCCTGGCCCGGATGGCCCGGCTGCTCGAGCACGAGCCCGGCGACCTGACGGCCACCGTCGAGGCGGGGATGCCGGTGGCGGCGCTGCAGACCGCGCTGCGGGCCCGGGGCCAGTGGCTCTCGCTGGACCCCCCGGACGCCGAGCGCGCGACCATTGGCGGCGTGATCGCCGCCAATGCCTCCGGCCCGCGGCGGCATCTCTACGGCACGCCGCGCGATCTGCTCATCGGCGTCACCGTGGTGACCGGCGAAGGCGCCCTGGTGCGCGGAGGCGGCAAGGTCGTGAAGAACGTCGCGGGATACGATCTGCCCAAGCTCTTCGTCGGCTCGTTCGGGACGCTGGGCATCATCGTGGAAGTCACGGTGAAGCTCCGGCCGCTCCCGGACGCCGAGCGTCTCGTCGCCGTGCGGTTCGATCGGCTGAAGGATGCCGGAACCGCGGTGCGGACCGTCACCGGCTCCGACCTCATTCCGAGCGCGCTCGAGCTCCTGGATGCCGAGGCCGGGCGCAGCCTGGGCTCGGGGCCAGGCGCCAGCCTGGTGGTCGGCTTCGACGGCCTGGCCGAGCAGGTGGCCTGGCAGTGCGACGAGCTGCGGCGGTTGACGGCGCCGCTGGGCGGCCACGGGATCGCCCCGCTGCCCGACGAGGCGTGGTCGCGGCTGTGCACAGCGGCCCGGGCGGCCTTCGCGACGCCGGCCGCGGTGATGAAGCTTGTCGTGCTGCCGGTCACCGTCGCCGACGTGATGGAGCAGGGGGCCAACGCGGTCCGGCAGCGGGGCCTGCTCAGCGCGTGGAGCGCCCACGCCGGCGTCGGCGTGCTGACCGCCGCCGTCTTCTCACCCGGCGGGCAGGCGGATCCCGCGGCGATCGCCGCCGTGCTCGAGGACTGGCGCGGCATGGCCGGCGCCGGCGGGGGCTACGCGGTGCTGGAGTGGGCGCCGCTCACCGTCAAGGCGCTCGTCCCCGTGTGGGATGCGCCCGGGGCCGCCGGCCGCATCATGCAGCGGATCAAGGCCCAGCTCGATCCGCTCGCCATCCTGAACCCGGGCCGCTTCGTGGCCGGGATCTGA
- a CDS encoding MogA/MoaB family molybdenum cofactor biosynthesis protein, with product MSRPTAATPDAHKAYAPKSVVCFVLTISDTKTEETDTSGKLIRELLEGAGHRVAGSRIVRDEPAEVARIVREAAAEPGIQAIVLTGGTGITSRDSTYEAVDSLLDKRLPGFGELFRVLSYQEIGPAAMLSRAQLGVVQRRIVASLPGSPNACRLALEKLLIPELGHLVGEVSR from the coding sequence ATGAGCCGGCCCACCGCCGCCACGCCGGACGCCCACAAAGCGTACGCGCCCAAGTCGGTGGTCTGCTTCGTCCTCACGATCTCCGACACCAAGACGGAAGAGACCGACACGAGCGGCAAGCTGATTCGCGAGCTCCTCGAAGGCGCCGGCCACCGGGTGGCCGGCTCGCGCATCGTCCGCGACGAGCCGGCCGAGGTCGCGCGCATCGTGCGGGAGGCGGCGGCCGAGCCCGGCATCCAGGCGATCGTCCTCACCGGCGGGACGGGGATCACCTCGCGCGACTCCACCTACGAAGCCGTGGACTCCCTGCTCGACAAGCGCCTGCCCGGCTTCGGCGAGCTGTTCCGCGTGCTCTCCTACCAGGAGATCGGGCCGGCCGCGATGCTCTCCCGGGCCCAGCTCGGCGTCGTGCAGCGGCGCATCGTCGCCTCGCTCCCGGGCTCGCCGAACGCCTGCCGGCTCGCCCTGGAGAAATTGCTGATCCCCGAGCTCGGTCATCTGGTGGGCGAGGTCAGTCGCTAA
- a CDS encoding UdgX family uracil-DNA binding protein (This protein belongs to the uracil DNA glycosylase superfamily, members of which act in excision repair of DNA. However, it belongs more specifically to UdgX branch, whose founding member was found to bind uracil in DNA (where it does not belong), without cleaving it, appears to promote DNA repair by a pathway involving RecA, rather than base excision.) produces MSASAFVPDDPTLPRLRAASARCTGCELYRRATQTVFGEGTPPARVMLVGEQPGHEEDLSGRPFVGPAGRLLDEALAESGIDRAQVYVTNVVKHFKWEPRGKRRIHAKPSAGEITACRPWLDAEIAVVQPRVIVCLGATAAQALLGRQFRVSRDRGQFVSSPLAPRVLATVHPSAVLRAPDDETRRRERQRFITDLRAVARALTPAA; encoded by the coding sequence ATGTCCGCCTCGGCGTTCGTGCCCGACGATCCGACCCTGCCCAGGCTCCGGGCCGCCTCGGCCCGGTGCACGGGATGCGAGCTGTACCGGCGCGCGACTCAGACGGTGTTCGGCGAGGGAACGCCGCCGGCGCGCGTGATGCTGGTCGGCGAGCAGCCCGGCCACGAGGAAGATCTCTCGGGCCGGCCATTCGTCGGGCCGGCCGGCCGGCTGCTCGACGAAGCCCTGGCCGAATCCGGCATCGATCGCGCCCAGGTCTACGTGACGAACGTGGTCAAGCACTTCAAGTGGGAGCCGCGCGGCAAGCGCCGCATCCATGCCAAGCCCAGCGCCGGCGAGATCACCGCCTGTCGGCCCTGGCTCGACGCCGAGATCGCCGTGGTGCAGCCGCGGGTGATCGTCTGCCTGGGCGCCACCGCGGCCCAGGCCCTGCTCGGGCGTCAGTTCCGCGTGAGCCGCGACCGCGGGCAGTTCGTCTCCTCGCCGCTGGCGCCGCGCGTGCTGGCCACCGTGCACCCATCCGCCGTGCTGCGAGCTCCCGACGACGAGACCCGCCGCCGGGAGCGGCAGCGGTTCATCACCGACCTCCGCGCCGTCGCCCGCGCCCTGACGCCCGCCGCCTGA
- a CDS encoding FAD-linked oxidase C-terminal domain-containing protein, which yields MAMAVLTDARKRDLRRELEALVGRGAVLSDPDELLVYESDGLTLFRALADFVVFPTSAEHVSAIVKLANREDLPFVARGAGTGLSGGCLPAEGGIVISLMRMNRVLEVDYDNQVAVVEPGLVNLHLSWAVGPAGYYYAPDPSSQQACTIGGNIANNSGGPHTLKYGVTVNHVLGLEVVMPDGEIVWLGGKTRESQGYDLPGIFVGSEGTFGIATKIVVRILRKPQAVKTVLAVFDRVEQASAAVSEVIARGLVPAAVEMIDRLTIQAVEDAFGCGYPRDAAAAVLVELDGLAEGMSAQTERIVQACRDSGAREVRAARDEAERQLLWKGRKSAFGAYGRISPAYMVMDGVIPRTKLPYVLARVNEIVASHGLRVGNVFHAGDGNLHPNILYDPRVSGEEERVVQAGAEIMRLCAEVGGSISGEHGIGLEKADFMAFIFSPADLEFMQGLKRAFNPTGRCNPGKVFPTRKSCGEAGPSAYRPHPIEEKGLAQRF from the coding sequence ATGGCCATGGCAGTCCTCACCGACGCCCGCAAACGCGACCTGCGCCGCGAGCTCGAGGCGCTGGTCGGGCGGGGAGCGGTCCTCAGCGACCCCGACGAGCTGCTGGTCTACGAGTCCGACGGCCTCACCCTGTTCCGGGCGCTCGCCGACTTCGTGGTGTTCCCCACCTCCGCCGAGCACGTCTCGGCCATCGTGAAGCTGGCCAACCGTGAGGACCTGCCCTTCGTTGCTCGCGGGGCGGGCACGGGGCTGTCGGGAGGCTGCTTGCCGGCCGAGGGCGGCATCGTCATCTCGCTCATGCGGATGAACCGCGTGCTGGAGGTCGACTACGACAACCAGGTCGCGGTCGTCGAGCCCGGGCTGGTGAACCTGCATCTGTCCTGGGCGGTGGGGCCGGCCGGGTACTACTACGCTCCCGACCCGTCCAGTCAGCAGGCCTGCACGATCGGCGGGAACATCGCCAACAATTCCGGCGGCCCCCACACCCTCAAGTACGGCGTCACCGTCAACCACGTGCTGGGCCTCGAGGTCGTGATGCCCGACGGCGAGATCGTGTGGCTCGGCGGCAAGACGCGCGAGTCGCAGGGCTACGACCTGCCCGGCATCTTCGTGGGCTCCGAGGGGACGTTCGGCATCGCCACCAAGATCGTCGTGCGCATCCTGCGCAAGCCGCAGGCGGTGAAGACGGTCCTGGCGGTTTTCGACCGCGTGGAGCAGGCTTCCGCCGCGGTCTCCGAGGTGATCGCACGCGGGCTCGTGCCCGCCGCGGTCGAGATGATCGACCGGCTCACCATCCAGGCGGTGGAGGACGCGTTCGGCTGCGGCTACCCGCGTGATGCGGCGGCCGCGGTGCTGGTGGAGCTGGACGGGCTGGCCGAGGGCATGTCGGCCCAGACCGAGCGAATCGTGCAGGCGTGCCGGGACAGCGGCGCCCGCGAGGTACGAGCGGCCCGGGACGAGGCGGAGCGCCAGCTGCTCTGGAAGGGCCGCAAGTCGGCGTTCGGCGCGTACGGCCGGATCTCGCCAGCCTACATGGTGATGGACGGTGTGATCCCCCGGACGAAGCTGCCCTACGTGCTGGCCCGCGTGAACGAGATCGTCGCCAGCCACGGGCTGCGCGTGGGCAACGTCTTCCACGCCGGCGACGGCAACCTCCATCCCAACATCCTCTACGACCCGCGCGTGTCCGGCGAGGAGGAACGCGTGGTGCAGGCGGGCGCCGAGATCATGAGGCTCTGCGCCGAAGTCGGCGGCTCGATCTCGGGGGAGCATGGCATCGGGCTGGAGAAGGCCGATTTCATGGCCTTCATCTTCTCGCCGGCCGACCTGGAGTTCATGCAGGGGCTCAAGCGCGCCTTCAATCCCACAGGCCGCTGCAACCCCGGCAAGGTGTTCCCGACGCGGAAGTCGTGCGGCGAGGCGGGCCCCAGCGCCTACCGGCCGCATCCCATCGAAGAAAAAGGCCTGGCCCAGCGCTTCTAG
- a CDS encoding heterodisulfide reductase-related iron-sulfur binding cluster, with product MPPTISEHAARPTGPLMLGDLSVEGVNQCVHCGLCLAYCPTFSELGTEMDSPRGRIFLIKSLAEGRIAMSDSVIEHLGLCLDCRACETVCPAGVPYGRLIEAAKAAIEHQRPGSLLRRLFRWVNFELLLGRPAGLRLAAAGLRAYQASGLQTVARRAGLVRLLPGPLPAWEALLPPLPQASERGRLPALTPAQGERRGRVALLTGCVQSVAFGAHNQATVRLLARNGWEVVVPQEQGCCGALNAHGGDHDRALAMARALVDVFSRAEVDAIVVNTSGCGAHMKAYGTLLAGDPACAERARRVAGAVRDIAEFLAQEPLRGPLRPVPMTVTYHDPCHVVHGQKIRSQPRALLAQVPGLKVVELKESDWCCGSAGIYNLTQPEMATRLLHRKVGHVQATGAEAVVTANPGCILQIQAGLRAHGAPTRVLHLVEVLDRAYGAEAAGAR from the coding sequence ATGCCCCCGACCATCTCCGAGCACGCCGCTCGCCCCACTGGCCCGCTGATGCTGGGCGACCTGTCGGTGGAGGGGGTGAACCAGTGCGTGCACTGCGGCCTCTGTCTGGCCTACTGCCCCACCTTCTCGGAGCTGGGTACCGAGATGGACTCGCCACGAGGCCGCATCTTCCTCATCAAGTCGCTCGCCGAGGGCCGCATCGCGATGAGCGACTCCGTGATCGAGCACCTGGGTCTGTGTCTGGACTGCCGGGCGTGCGAGACCGTCTGCCCGGCCGGCGTGCCCTATGGCCGCCTCATCGAAGCGGCCAAGGCGGCGATCGAGCACCAGCGGCCCGGCAGCCTGCTCCGCCGGCTCTTCCGGTGGGTCAACTTCGAGCTCCTGCTGGGTCGTCCAGCGGGGCTCCGGCTCGCCGCCGCCGGGCTGCGCGCCTACCAGGCGAGCGGTCTGCAGACGGTGGCCCGGCGCGCCGGGCTCGTGAGGTTGCTCCCCGGACCTCTGCCTGCGTGGGAGGCCCTACTGCCGCCCTTGCCTCAGGCGAGCGAGCGAGGACGGCTCCCCGCGTTGACCCCCGCGCAGGGCGAGCGACGGGGGCGCGTGGCTCTGCTCACGGGCTGCGTACAGTCCGTCGCCTTCGGCGCCCACAACCAGGCCACGGTGCGTCTGCTGGCCCGGAACGGCTGGGAGGTCGTGGTGCCGCAGGAGCAGGGCTGCTGCGGCGCGCTGAACGCGCACGGCGGCGATCACGACCGCGCGCTGGCGATGGCGCGGGCCCTCGTCGACGTGTTCTCGCGAGCCGAGGTCGACGCCATCGTGGTCAACACCTCGGGCTGCGGGGCGCACATGAAGGCGTACGGCACGCTGCTGGCCGGCGACCCCGCCTGCGCGGAGCGGGCCCGCCGGGTGGCCGGCGCCGTCCGGGACATCGCGGAGTTCCTGGCCCAGGAGCCGCTGCGTGGCCCGTTGCGGCCGGTGCCGATGACGGTCACCTACCACGATCCCTGTCACGTGGTGCACGGCCAGAAGATCCGGAGCCAGCCGCGCGCGCTCCTGGCCCAGGTGCCCGGGCTCAAGGTGGTCGAGCTGAAGGAGTCCGACTGGTGCTGCGGCTCGGCGGGCATCTACAACCTGACCCAGCCCGAGATGGCGACGAGGCTCCTGCACCGCAAGGTCGGACACGTTCAGGCCACGGGCGCCGAAGCCGTGGTGACGGCGAATCCCGGCTGTATCCTACAGATCCAGGCCGGGCTGCGCGCTCACGGGGCCCCGACGCGCGTGCTGCACCTCGTGGAGGTGCTGGATCGCGCGTATGGCGCGGAGGCGGCCGGCGCGCGATGA